From a single Pseudobutyrivibrio xylanivorans genomic region:
- a CDS encoding tetratricopeptide repeat protein, with amino-acid sequence MENTKWYHKTWIRVLAGLLVVLLVFTTVGYNILRLRAESFFEDLAGDDNYLKEKSKSYTDSFDPENIIFNMTLYSDLKKLLEAGEYEEAIDKTNSLIESETDEDRKAQLYQLLCELYYNNGDYEEAAKEADNCVKDLMLDLDDNALLFCYIAAISYMHIENYEKSIKYIDTILAVGEDPDLYYYRGINNMAAENYKDATTDFEKAMDLGKTDTDVYYDIGICQISDGEVEKGIENLRYVIDQNDKPELTTAASNIISVLSQGN; translated from the coding sequence ATGGAAAATACGAAATGGTATCACAAAACATGGATTAGAGTTTTAGCAGGGCTGTTGGTTGTTTTACTTGTATTTACTACTGTAGGCTATAACATCCTGAGACTTCGCGCAGAGTCATTCTTTGAGGATTTGGCTGGGGATGATAATTATCTGAAGGAGAAGAGCAAGAGCTATACCGATTCATTTGATCCAGAGAATATTATCTTTAACATGACTCTCTATAGCGATTTAAAAAAGCTCTTGGAAGCTGGAGAGTATGAAGAAGCCATTGATAAGACAAATTCTCTTATAGAATCTGAGACAGATGAAGACCGTAAGGCGCAACTTTATCAGCTTTTGTGCGAGCTTTATTACAACAACGGAGATTATGAGGAGGCAGCAAAAGAGGCTGATAATTGTGTAAAGGACTTGATGCTTGATCTTGATGATAATGCTCTTTTATTCTGTTATATTGCCGCTATTTCATATATGCATATTGAGAATTATGAAAAGAGCATTAAATACATAGATACCATTTTGGCCGTGGGGGAAGACCCAGATCTCTATTATTATCGTGGAATCAATAATATGGCAGCCGAGAATTATAAAGATGCTACCACGGATTTTGAAAAGGCCATGGATTTAGGCAAAACAGATACGGATGTTTACTATGATATAGGCATTTGTCAGATATCCGATGGAGAGGTAGAAAAAGGTATCGAAAATCTTAGATATGTAATTGATCAAAACGACAAACCAGAGCTCACAACTGCTGCAAGTAACATTATTTCTGTTTTATCTCAGGGGAATTAA
- the alaS gene encoding alanine--tRNA ligase, which translates to MNNGVNDLRRAYLEFFESKDHLCLNSFSLVPHNDNSLLLINAGMAPLKPYFTGQEIPPRRRVTTCQKCVRTGDIDNVGKTARHLTFFEMLGNFSFGDYFKHEAIAWSWEFLTEVLKLDPNRLYPSIYGEDEEAFEIWTKEVGVAPERITRFYRDPETGECDNFWEHGAGPCGPCSEIYYDRGEKYGCGRPDCKVGCDCDRFMEVWNNVFTQFNGDGHGGYEELAQKNIDTGMGLERLAVVMQDVDSVFDIDTMKAIRDKICEMSGKKYQVDALDDVSIRLITDHIRSSTFLVSDGVTPSNEGRGYVLRRLIRRAAKHGRALGIQGTFMAKLSETVINECKDGYPELWEKREFIFKTLTAEEEQFNKTIDKGLEILAGMEEKLVASGAKELSGEDTFKLYDTYGFPVDLTAEILEEKGFGYDAKGFEACMEEQRQKARAARKETNYMGADASVYDNIDLTVTSEFVGYDKTTSESTVTVLTTETDIVDTLAEGMIGTIIVPETPFYATMGGQIGDTGVITTANGEFEVKDTIKLKGGKIGHVGEMKSGMIKVGEKVTLTVDAARRARICKNHSATHLMQKALREVLGTHVEQKGSYQDADRTRFDFSHFSAMTDEEIAKVEKLVNEKIAEGLSVETAIMSIDEAKKSGAMALFGEKYGDTVRVVKMGDFSVELCGGTHVANTSEISAFKILSESGVAAGTRRIEAITGQAVFEYYADVEAKLNHAAAALKCKPAEVEDKIAHLQKQLKEANSELESMKAKAAQAAVGDVMDSVVEVKGVKLLATSVAGVDMNGLRDLGDDLKNKLGEGVVVLASDCDGKVNLVVMATDAAQAAGAHAGNLIKAIAPKVGGGGGGRPNMAQAGGKNPAGIPDALAEAKAQLEGMIK; encoded by the coding sequence TTGAATAACGGTGTTAATGATTTACGACGCGCCTACTTGGAATTCTTTGAGAGCAAGGATCACCTTTGCCTCAACAGTTTTTCTCTTGTACCACACAATGACAACTCTTTGTTGCTCATAAATGCTGGTATGGCACCACTTAAGCCATACTTCACAGGTCAGGAGATTCCACCTCGTAGACGCGTCACCACATGTCAAAAATGTGTTAGAACAGGAGACATTGATAATGTAGGTAAGACGGCTCGCCATCTTACTTTTTTTGAGATGTTGGGTAACTTCTCATTCGGCGATTACTTCAAGCACGAGGCTATCGCTTGGTCTTGGGAGTTCCTTACAGAGGTTTTGAAGCTTGATCCAAATCGTCTCTATCCATCTATCTACGGCGAGGATGAGGAAGCATTCGAAATCTGGACTAAGGAAGTAGGTGTTGCTCCAGAGCGCATCACACGTTTCTATCGTGACCCTGAGACAGGAGAGTGCGATAACTTCTGGGAGCACGGTGCTGGTCCATGTGGTCCTTGCTCAGAGATTTATTATGATCGCGGCGAGAAATACGGATGTGGCAGACCTGATTGTAAGGTTGGTTGTGATTGCGACCGCTTCATGGAGGTTTGGAACAACGTATTTACTCAGTTTAATGGTGATGGCCACGGCGGTTATGAGGAGCTTGCTCAGAAGAATATTGATACAGGTATGGGACTTGAGCGTCTTGCAGTAGTTATGCAGGATGTTGATTCTGTTTTCGACATTGATACAATGAAGGCTATTCGTGACAAGATTTGCGAGATGTCAGGCAAGAAGTATCAGGTTGATGCTCTTGATGATGTTTCAATTCGTCTTATCACTGACCATATTCGTTCATCTACATTCCTTGTATCTGATGGTGTTACACCTTCAAACGAGGGACGTGGTTATGTTCTTCGTCGTCTTATCCGTCGCGCTGCAAAGCATGGTCGTGCACTTGGAATCCAGGGCACATTCATGGCTAAGCTTTCTGAGACAGTTATTAACGAGTGTAAGGACGGTTATCCAGAGCTTTGGGAGAAGCGTGAGTTCATCTTCAAGACTCTCACAGCTGAGGAAGAGCAGTTCAACAAGACTATCGACAAGGGTCTTGAGATTCTTGCAGGCATGGAAGAGAAGCTTGTTGCTTCTGGTGCTAAGGAGCTTTCAGGCGAGGATACCTTCAAGCTTTACGATACTTACGGATTCCCTGTAGATCTTACAGCAGAAATCCTTGAAGAGAAGGGCTTTGGTTACGACGCAAAGGGCTTCGAGGCTTGCATGGAGGAGCAGAGACAGAAGGCTCGTGCTGCTCGTAAAGAGACAAACTACATGGGTGCTGATGCATCTGTTTATGATAATATCGATCTTACTGTTACATCTGAGTTTGTTGGTTATGACAAGACTACATCTGAGTCTACAGTCACAGTTCTCACAACAGAGACAGATATTGTTGACACACTTGCTGAGGGCATGATTGGCACAATCATCGTTCCAGAGACACCATTCTATGCTACAATGGGTGGTCAGATTGGTGATACAGGTGTTATCACAACTGCAAACGGAGAGTTTGAGGTTAAGGATACTATCAAGCTTAAGGGTGGCAAGATTGGTCACGTGGGCGAGATGAAGTCTGGAATGATTAAGGTAGGCGAGAAGGTTACTCTTACAGTTGATGCTGCAAGACGTGCTCGCATTTGCAAGAATCACTCAGCTACTCACCTTATGCAGAAGGCACTTCGTGAGGTTCTTGGAACACACGTAGAGCAGAAGGGTTCATATCAGGATGCTGATAGAACACGTTTCGATTTCTCTCACTTCTCAGCTATGACTGATGAAGAGATTGCAAAGGTAGAAAAGCTTGTTAATGAAAAGATTGCTGAAGGACTTTCAGTTGAAACAGCAATCATGTCTATCGATGAGGCAAAGAAGAGTGGTGCTATGGCACTCTTCGGTGAGAAGTATGGCGACACAGTTCGTGTTGTAAAGATGGGCGATTTCTCAGTAGAGCTTTGTGGTGGTACACACGTTGCAAACACATCTGAGATTTCTGCATTCAAGATTCTTTCAGAGTCTGGTGTTGCTGCTGGCACACGTCGTATCGAAGCTATAACAGGACAGGCTGTATTTGAATATTATGCTGATGTTGAAGCAAAGCTCAACCATGCAGCTGCTGCACTTAAGTGTAAGCCAGCAGAGGTTGAGGACAAGATTGCTCACCTTCAGAAGCAGCTTAAGGAAGCAAACTCAGAGCTTGAGTCTATGAAGGCAAAGGCTGCACAGGCTGCTGTTGGCGATGTTATGGATTCAGTAGTAGAGGTTAAGGGCGTTAAGCTCCTTGCTACATCAGTTGCTGGTGTAGATATGAATGGACTTCGCGATCTTGGCGATGACCTCAAGAATAAGCTTGGAGAGGGCGTTGTTGTTCTTGCATCTGACTGCGATGGCAAGGTAAACCTTGTAGTTATGGCTACAGATGCTGCACAGGCAGCTGGCGCTCACGCTGGAAACCTTATCAAGGCTATTGCGCCAAAGGTTGGCGGTGGCGGCGGCGGTCGTCCAAACATGGCTCAGGCAGGCGGCAAGAATCCAGCAGGCATCCCAGATGCACTTGCTGAGGCAAAGGCACAGCTTGAGGGCATGATTAAGTAA
- a CDS encoding M4 family metallopeptidase, whose amino-acid sequence MANFLLKEFTTETLKEFSENGISDENDEEYSQIEANINLNVTNVFDNPEAQAVFDELERLNGDDYEIITNEKGYITFLKGTICDKPFDNEEYAAEILKKVMPVLSANTDTKLELAYMLYDDLGNQFVTYTESVNGETVVTNVVKFILDENGYMKGLCSSIVPYYQEEGETIESKKAIDIVEKYLAKNYSEGKFTIMTVDPKKDYRYLVDPISLQEYSANVYIVLSDNPDSDIDGIESPFIEHYVSEQGKYLGAAPSFAMLENDEERNFESYEQWFENDEAEEYTVSYEALDGENHTITVPVVYDGERYYLEDPERKILCAEYYDFAYANSLNEISSENNEDWDLKSIIAYHNYIVSYDFYAETGWIGPDGLGSPMLLLMNYEDYNHNPVDNLCYLGNIEDVNIFTATSEANDYYEALDVIGHEYTHAVTSAILANVRYANEPGAINEALSDIMGECIELKHYEDEGDYIDPEVAFCVADKTGTVLRDLVAPDLYGQPEFSGGEFYVPQAALPSSLNDYGGVHINSSLISMQLPYMYYETDLEFDDIRRIWGTVMCMLVPKSGYQELREILPMACEMSGYKEAIPAVEKCLEYTDMSVEDVYDYVDAGTSQINFSLPPWVDWNRVRMEVTDSKGKLRVSWPKKGSNKMAVTVTPGRYNITLIQYDKGGNLVGAWKYTEAGWITGDEVGEDNIEIPKGKYQLKDISYKASP is encoded by the coding sequence TTGGCTAATTTTTTGCTTAAGGAGTTTACTACGGAGACCCTTAAAGAATTTTCGGAAAATGGTATTTCTGATGAGAACGATGAAGAGTATTCTCAGATTGAAGCTAACATAAATCTTAATGTGACGAACGTCTTTGACAATCCTGAGGCTCAGGCGGTTTTTGATGAGCTTGAGAGGCTCAACGGCGATGATTATGAAATCATCACAAATGAAAAAGGCTATATCACATTCTTGAAAGGAACTATTTGTGATAAGCCTTTTGACAACGAGGAATATGCTGCGGAAATCCTGAAAAAGGTTATGCCGGTACTGTCGGCAAATACTGATACAAAGCTTGAACTGGCTTATATGCTCTACGATGATTTGGGAAATCAATTTGTCACCTATACAGAGAGTGTAAACGGTGAGACCGTTGTTACCAATGTGGTCAAATTCATACTTGACGAAAATGGCTATATGAAGGGGCTTTGTTCTTCTATTGTTCCATATTATCAGGAGGAAGGGGAAACGATTGAATCAAAGAAGGCCATAGATATTGTAGAGAAGTACCTGGCTAAGAATTATTCTGAAGGAAAGTTCACCATTATGACTGTGGATCCAAAGAAGGACTACAGATATTTGGTTGATCCTATAAGTCTTCAGGAATACAGTGCCAATGTATATATAGTTCTTTCAGATAATCCTGATTCGGACATTGATGGAATAGAGTCACCTTTCATCGAGCATTATGTTTCAGAACAGGGAAAATATTTGGGAGCAGCTCCATCCTTTGCAATGCTTGAAAATGATGAGGAACGTAATTTTGAATCCTATGAACAGTGGTTTGAGAATGATGAAGCCGAAGAATACACAGTAAGCTACGAAGCATTAGATGGGGAAAATCATACAATCACAGTTCCAGTTGTCTATGATGGGGAAAGATATTATCTGGAGGATCCGGAAAGGAAAATTCTCTGTGCCGAGTATTACGATTTTGCATACGCCAATAGTTTGAATGAGATTTCCTCAGAGAATAATGAGGATTGGGATCTGAAAAGCATAATAGCCTATCACAATTATATTGTAAGCTATGATTTTTATGCGGAGACTGGCTGGATCGGCCCAGATGGACTTGGAAGCCCGATGCTTCTTTTGATGAACTACGAGGATTACAATCACAATCCGGTAGATAATCTGTGTTATCTGGGAAATATTGAAGATGTTAATATTTTTACCGCTACGTCAGAGGCTAATGATTATTACGAGGCTTTGGATGTAATTGGTCATGAATACACTCATGCAGTTACAAGTGCCATTCTTGCAAATGTCAGATACGCAAACGAGCCAGGGGCAATAAACGAGGCCTTGAGCGATATCATGGGTGAGTGCATAGAGCTAAAGCATTATGAGGACGAGGGCGATTATATTGACCCTGAAGTTGCTTTTTGTGTGGCAGATAAAACGGGGACTGTTCTAAGAGATTTGGTTGCACCTGATTTATATGGACAGCCAGAGTTTTCTGGTGGAGAGTTCTATGTTCCGCAAGCGGCATTACCATCAAGCTTAAATGATTATGGTGGAGTGCATATTAATTCAAGCCTGATAAGCATGCAACTGCCTTATATGTATTACGAAACTGATTTGGAGTTTGATGATATACGTAGAATTTGGGGAACGGTAATGTGTATGCTGGTTCCAAAGAGCGGATATCAGGAACTGCGGGAGATTCTTCCAATGGCATGTGAAATGTCAGGGTACAAAGAAGCAATTCCAGCAGTTGAGAAATGCTTGGAATACACTGATATGAGTGTAGAAGATGTTTATGATTATGTGGATGCTGGTACCAGTCAAATTAATTTCAGCCTGCCACCATGGGTAGACTGGAACAGGGTTAGAATGGAGGTTACGGACTCAAAGGGCAAGCTTCGAGTAAGTTGGCCAAAGAAGGGAAGTAACAAGATGGCTGTGACCGTCACCCCAGGCAGGTACAATATTACTCTCATCCAATATGATAAAGGCGGTAATCTGGTGGGAGCGTGGAAGTACACGGAGGCTGGCTGGATTACGGGAGATGAAGTAGGAGAAGATAATATCGAAATTCCGAAGGGAAAGTACCAACTTAAGGATATATCATATAAGGCTTCCCCTTGA
- a CDS encoding DNA-3-methyladenine glycosylase 2: MIFTKKLTPEQFNPDVILNSGQVFRMKREFKGADGIPDTYSASSGDNEVIFYLNTEKDAWDFVCQESQWDFWQNYFDFETDYISYNNIIRQSNDKFLKDSLKDSFGMRILRQDLWEVFISYVISQNNNIPKIKKSIQVLCDRYSDGVHFPKPEVLAFVPEAELMDGTALGYRADYIIGISRAITEGRLNIEAISKLPYQEAYNSLIAIKGIGPKVANCIMLYGFHFMESYPIDTWMKKIIKEDYSTYNQADYLNYINESYSGFQGYVQQLQFYHKRQLK, encoded by the coding sequence ATGATATTTACTAAAAAACTTACCCCAGAACAATTCAACCCCGATGTCATTCTGAACTCTGGTCAGGTTTTCCGTATGAAACGCGAATTCAAAGGTGCTGACGGTATACCAGACACCTACAGTGCCAGTTCGGGAGATAACGAGGTTATCTTTTATCTAAATACCGAGAAGGACGCATGGGATTTTGTCTGTCAGGAGTCACAGTGGGACTTCTGGCAGAATTATTTTGACTTTGAAACGGATTACATCTCTTATAACAATATTATCCGTCAAAGCAATGATAAATTTCTAAAGGACTCACTGAAGGATTCCTTTGGAATGCGAATCCTGAGACAGGATTTGTGGGAGGTCTTTATTTCCTATGTGATTTCTCAAAATAATAATATCCCAAAGATAAAGAAATCTATTCAGGTGCTTTGCGACAGATATTCTGATGGTGTACATTTTCCAAAGCCTGAGGTTCTGGCTTTTGTTCCGGAGGCTGAGCTTATGGATGGTACGGCTTTAGGGTACAGAGCGGATTACATCATTGGAATTTCAAGAGCTATTACAGAGGGCAGGCTTAATATTGAGGCCATCAGCAAGCTTCCATATCAGGAGGCATACAACAGTCTCATTGCTATCAAGGGTATTGGTCCAAAGGTAGCCAATTGCATTATGCTCTATGGCTTTCATTTTATGGAAAGCTACCCAATAGATACCTGGATGAAAAAGATAATCAAAGAGGACTACAGCACGTATAATCAGGCTGATTATCTGAATTACATCAACGAGAGCTACAGTGGATTTCAGGGCTATGTTCAACAGCTTCAGTTTTATCACAAGAGACAGCTGAAATGA